One segment of Desulfosudis oleivorans Hxd3 DNA contains the following:
- a CDS encoding amidase, whose translation MNEFKVNTVCEDALGDSDATALAGRLEKGEITPTDLVEAAINRAKRANPELNAIVTETFDAARKQSKMPRKGKLGGIPTFIKDNVEVEGVPTLFGTRALPRHPAHKDHAFIRQFKSLGMISLGKTALPEFGIPPTTESLLHGATANPWNIQYSAGGSSGGSAAMVASGVVPMAHGNDGGGSIRIPAACCGLVGLKPTGGRLITAPELKMLPINVVFEGVITRTVRDTALFMAEAETYYANHRLPSLGLIAKPGKKRLRIAVITEAINNVVVDEEVLEAVHATAALCEKLGHRTEALDLPFTDQIGDDFTLYYAFLFFMLHRFGKKLLSPDFDPARLEHLTLGMSRHFTKHLFSFPFATRRLRKAIKVTQSFYKKYDVALCPVLAAKTVRNGTLLDPTLPFDTVFEGIRNYAPFTALQNITGEPAISLPLGMSKEGLPIGVQFAAPMGQDQTLLELAFELEQAQPWPQFPVIDTEQAGPG comes from the coding sequence ATGAATGAATTCAAAGTAAATACCGTTTGTGAGGATGCCCTGGGAGATTCGGATGCCACCGCGCTTGCCGGGCGCCTTGAAAAAGGTGAGATAACACCAACAGATCTGGTGGAAGCAGCGATCAACCGGGCAAAGCGGGCAAACCCCGAGCTGAACGCCATTGTGACAGAGACCTTTGATGCGGCGCGGAAGCAGTCCAAAATGCCCCGGAAAGGAAAACTTGGCGGCATCCCCACATTCATTAAGGACAATGTCGAGGTGGAGGGGGTTCCCACACTGTTCGGCACCCGCGCTTTGCCCAGACATCCGGCGCACAAAGACCATGCCTTTATCCGGCAGTTTAAATCGTTGGGCATGATCAGCCTGGGCAAGACCGCCCTGCCCGAGTTCGGCATTCCGCCAACCACGGAATCACTGCTCCACGGTGCGACTGCCAACCCTTGGAACATCCAGTATTCCGCGGGCGGCTCTTCCGGCGGATCGGCGGCTATGGTGGCTTCCGGCGTTGTGCCCATGGCCCATGGCAATGATGGCGGGGGGTCGATTCGTATTCCGGCCGCGTGCTGCGGCCTGGTTGGATTAAAACCCACCGGGGGTCGCCTGATAACAGCGCCGGAACTCAAGATGCTGCCCATCAATGTCGTGTTTGAAGGGGTTATCACCCGAACGGTAAGAGATACGGCTTTATTTATGGCTGAAGCGGAAACGTACTATGCCAACCACCGCCTGCCGTCGCTGGGGCTGATTGCCAAACCGGGAAAAAAGCGACTGCGGATTGCTGTCATTACCGAAGCAATCAACAATGTTGTTGTTGACGAAGAGGTGCTTGAAGCCGTTCACGCCACGGCTGCGTTATGCGAGAAGCTCGGTCATCGTACGGAGGCGCTTGACCTTCCCTTTACAGACCAGATCGGTGATGATTTTACATTGTATTATGCGTTTCTGTTTTTCATGCTTCACCGGTTCGGCAAAAAGCTGCTTTCGCCTGATTTTGATCCGGCCCGGCTTGAACACCTGACCCTTGGCATGAGCCGGCATTTTACGAAACATCTTTTTTCATTTCCTTTTGCAACCCGGCGGTTAAGAAAAGCGATAAAGGTGACACAATCTTTTTATAAAAAATATGATGTGGCGCTTTGTCCGGTGCTTGCCGCAAAAACCGTCAGGAATGGAACTTTGCTCGACCCTACGTTACCCTTTGACACGGTTTTTGAAGGCATCCGCAACTATGCGCCCTTTACCGCACTGCAGAACATCACCGGAGAACCGGCCATTTCCCTGCCTTTGGGCATGAGCAAAGAGGGCTTGCCCATTGGTGTTCAATTTGCCGCTCCCATGGGACAGGATCAGACACTGCTGGAGCTGGCGTTTGAACTGGAACAGGCCCAACCATGGCCGCAATTTCCTGTTATAGATACTGAACAGGCCGGGCCGGGATAG
- a CDS encoding TetR/AcrR family transcriptional regulator, protein MTISKNKARIPVQKRSIETKEKILNAAWELFAEKGYFKTNTNELAERAGIATGSFYGYFNNKKEVGIELMMRFYKEVSKKALSNFYIQIGDNVAENLDTGRKLVRFIIKSLKESHAINPLLHKETTALILLDEDVRNISSEEDKKIIAFLITLLQQHKQLIRVDDIEAAAVLLFRTSDEIIHRIMIHKDAIDEDRLLKELEDMICSYLFITVS, encoded by the coding sequence GTGACTATATCAAAAAATAAAGCTCGAATACCGGTACAAAAGCGCAGCATCGAAACCAAGGAAAAAATCCTAAACGCAGCTTGGGAGCTTTTTGCTGAAAAGGGATATTTTAAAACTAATACGAATGAGTTGGCCGAACGAGCCGGGATAGCCACGGGATCCTTTTATGGATATTTCAATAACAAGAAGGAAGTTGGCATAGAGTTAATGATGCGCTTCTATAAAGAAGTATCTAAAAAGGCACTCTCCAATTTTTACATACAGATCGGCGACAACGTTGCGGAAAACCTTGATACGGGAAGAAAGCTCGTTCGATTTATAATTAAATCTTTAAAGGAATCCCATGCCATCAATCCGCTGCTTCACAAGGAAACCACAGCTTTGATTCTTCTGGATGAAGATGTTAGAAATATCAGCAGCGAAGAAGACAAAAAGATAATCGCATTTTTAATCACTCTCTTACAACAGCATAAGCAGTTAATTCGTGTGGATGATATTGAAGCCGCTGCCGTCTTGCTGTTTAGGACAAGCGATGAGATTATCCACCGGATCATGATTCATAAAGACGCAATCGATGAAGACCGGCTGCTCAAAGAGCTTGAAGACATGATTTGCAGCTATCTTTTTATCACCGTCAGTTGA
- a CDS encoding enoyl-CoA hydratase/isomerase family protein produces the protein MVYKYLKTRKENYTLWVEINNPPVNFLTGAMLEELFALVKQVSKDDSVRVFILTGGIEDVYIMHFSIPELLQLSKDNKKLLLNLFVKSKITGAFLKYFTTCTNWLMDWFGWYETLVLKLAKIMSGYSSSLYLWFIMQRTYFAIERLNKITIAAINGNCNGGGTELSACFDLRFMVGDQGFTLGQPEVLINIVPGGGSTQRLPRLIGRAKALEFMLRGNQWGAQEAWRIGLITDFFNKVEFKNKVQEFADLMSKRPLTAVDAIKKCVHDGMETTLRHGLSIEMEQNIRCLDTEDMINAMQAYIRYLDEHINPIDRQKITTEDLNHIVQETVEHMEKGKLYKFKH, from the coding sequence ATGGTATATAAATATCTGAAAACACGGAAAGAAAATTATACGCTCTGGGTTGAAATAAATAATCCGCCGGTAAATTTCCTGACCGGGGCTATGCTCGAGGAACTGTTTGCTCTGGTCAAGCAGGTGTCCAAAGACGATTCTGTCAGAGTTTTCATTCTCACCGGCGGCATTGAAGATGTCTACATCATGCACTTCTCCATTCCTGAACTTCTTCAATTATCAAAAGACAATAAAAAATTGCTTCTTAATCTTTTCGTAAAATCCAAAATAACAGGCGCCTTCTTAAAATACTTTACAACCTGCACCAACTGGCTGATGGATTGGTTCGGCTGGTACGAAACGCTGGTGCTGAAACTCGCCAAAATAATGAGTGGTTATTCGTCGAGTTTGTATCTGTGGTTTATCATGCAAAGAACTTATTTTGCCATTGAACGTCTTAATAAAATAACCATCGCCGCGATCAACGGCAACTGCAACGGAGGCGGCACTGAACTTTCCGCCTGTTTTGATTTGCGCTTCATGGTGGGCGATCAGGGTTTCACCCTTGGGCAACCGGAAGTGCTGATTAATATCGTACCCGGCGGCGGTTCAACGCAGAGGCTGCCGCGGCTGATCGGCCGAGCCAAAGCACTGGAATTTATGTTACGCGGCAATCAGTGGGGTGCTCAGGAAGCCTGGCGCATCGGACTAATTACGGACTTTTTCAATAAGGTAGAATTCAAAAACAAAGTACAGGAATTTGCCGATCTGATGAGCAAACGCCCCCTGACAGCCGTGGACGCGATTAAGAAGTGTGTTCATGACGGCATGGAAACCACCTTAAGACACGGCTTGAGCATCGAGATGGAGCAAAACATCCGCTGTCTGGATACGGAGGACATGATCAACGCCATGCAGGCCTATATCCGTTATCTGGATGAACATATTAACCCTATCGACCGTCAAAAAATAACCACTGAAGATCTTAATCATATCGTGCAGGAAACAGTAGAGCATATGGAGAAAGGCAAACTCTATAAATTTAAACACTGA
- a CDS encoding SDR family oxidoreductase, which yields MNKSILVTGASTGIGWATSLELAEKGWRVFAAVRKEADAKKLRDASSGKITTVIMDIVDYESVKHGAQEIEKALGGAGLDALFNNAGISVQGPLEIIPIELFEQQIRVNVFGHVFVTQTFLPLLRKAKGRIVFTSSESGRMTLPLMAPYSASKFALEAVASALRIELRPWKIRVSCVELQTIKTPMWEKIDISTEKMIASLPQKARDLYRNELKTLSVFPKWQAEMGISMKKAVRVIIRALSARSPKARYLVGYEARLLVYSHAITPTWMMDWFASKSMVLLGKFIKPK from the coding sequence ATGAATAAATCAATACTGGTAACCGGCGCGTCAACCGGCATCGGCTGGGCAACGTCGCTTGAACTGGCTGAAAAGGGCTGGCGAGTGTTTGCCGCTGTCAGAAAAGAAGCCGACGCCAAAAAACTGCGGGACGCCTCCTCCGGCAAAATCACGACGGTGATCATGGACATCGTCGACTATGAAAGCGTGAAGCACGGCGCTCAGGAGATCGAAAAGGCCCTTGGCGGGGCCGGCCTGGACGCGCTCTTCAACAACGCGGGGATCTCGGTTCAGGGACCACTGGAAATAATACCCATCGAACTGTTTGAACAGCAGATACGAGTCAACGTTTTTGGTCACGTCTTCGTGACGCAGACCTTTCTGCCGCTCCTGCGCAAGGCAAAAGGGAGAATCGTATTCACAAGCTCCGAGAGCGGAAGGATGACGCTGCCGCTGATGGCGCCCTATTCCGCGTCAAAATTCGCGCTGGAGGCTGTGGCCAGCGCTCTGAGGATAGAACTTCGCCCGTGGAAAATCAGGGTCTCTTGTGTGGAATTGCAGACCATAAAAACACCCATGTGGGAGAAGATAGACATCAGCACCGAGAAAATGATTGCGTCTCTCCCGCAGAAGGCCAGGGACCTTTACCGCAATGAGCTGAAGACCCTGAGCGTTTTTCCTAAATGGCAGGCGGAAATGGGGATATCCATGAAAAAGGCTGTCAGGGTGATCATTCGCGCCCTCAGCGCAAGAAGCCCGAAAGCCCGCTACCTGGTGGGTTATGAGGCCCGATTATTAGTCTACAGCCACGCAATCACGCCCACCTGGATGATGGACTGGTTTGCCAGCAAAAGCATGGTATTGTTGGGTAAATTTATAAAGCCGAAATGA
- a CDS encoding helix-turn-helix domain-containing protein codes for MARIEKEELSGSVTIKTMRRIADGLDCVFVYGLVPRTSQGEAVARQAKQVAIKRLSQASQTMSLENQSLSRRENEQALSALVDELIQTLPSTLWDIGNYIPLLEFAKS; via the coding sequence GTGGCGCGTATTGAAAAAGAAGAACTCTCAGGTTCAGTCACCATCAAGACCATGCGCCGAATCGCAGACGGTCTTGATTGCGTATTTGTTTACGGGTTAGTGCCACGAACAAGCCAGGGAGAGGCTGTCGCCCGTCAGGCGAAACAAGTCGCGATCAAGCGCCTTTCTCAAGCTTCTCAAACCATGAGCTTGGAGAATCAATCACTCAGCAGGAGAGAGAACGAGCAAGCCTTATCAGCCCTGGTTGATGAACTCATACAAACGCTTCCTTCAACTCTTTGGGACATTGGGAACTATATTCCCCTTTTGGAGTTCGCAAAATCGTAG
- a CDS encoding ATP-binding cassette domain-containing protein, protein MALISMQDVRWGFGEPYLLDGISFNIEKGERVGLLGRNGVGKSSLFRLLTREILPDSGEIVIGQGIQVAALEQEVAAGRPCPSKMSPEVKETVFEVVARGLGPAGQNLADFYRVCSAMASSHEPRLSDERERLQHALDTGGGWVLQQQIENILSRTDLDPKRPFADLSAGMKRRALFARSLALSPDLLLLDEPTNHMDIDSIVWMESFLLRHVKTLLFITHDRVFLERIATRIMVLDRGRLFSYACDYKTYLQRREAELAAEAEHQRNFDKKLSKEEAWIRQGIKARRTRNEGRVRALQEMRAKVRQRRAKTGQVRLALQEAERTGKLVVQAEGLTYAYDQTPIVQNFSTTILRGDKVGIIGPNGVGKTTLIRLLLGALAPDSGTVRHGTHLEPAYFDQLRTQLDEQKTVVQNISMDNDFIVFNGQKRHVIGYLQDFLFSPERCRTPVHVLSGGERNRLLLAKLFIRPANLLVLDEPTNDLDAETLELLEELLFSYDGTLLLVSHDRSFLNHIVTSTLVFEGNGQVVEYAGGYDDWLAQRPQPVAPEAAVPKQAQPPRQAPPAKPKKLTFAQNRELKELPAMIEALETEQRLLQAAMADPAFYRQAKEEIKARQKRLQEVEDKISACYRRWEELEDLTP, encoded by the coding sequence ATGGCTCTCATCAGTATGCAGGATGTCCGCTGGGGTTTCGGCGAACCGTACCTTCTGGACGGCATCAGCTTTAATATTGAAAAAGGGGAACGGGTCGGGCTTTTGGGGCGCAACGGCGTTGGAAAGTCGAGCCTGTTCCGGTTGCTGACCCGGGAAATCCTGCCGGACAGCGGGGAAATCGTCATCGGCCAGGGGATTCAGGTGGCCGCCCTGGAGCAGGAGGTTGCAGCGGGGAGACCGTGTCCTTCCAAAATGTCCCCGGAAGTCAAAGAAACCGTTTTTGAAGTGGTGGCCCGCGGCCTGGGCCCTGCCGGACAAAACCTGGCCGACTTTTACCGGGTGTGTTCCGCCATGGCGTCCTCACATGAACCGCGCCTTTCCGACGAACGGGAGCGTTTACAGCATGCGCTGGACACCGGGGGCGGATGGGTGCTGCAACAACAGATCGAAAACATTCTTTCGCGGACCGATCTTGATCCCAAAAGGCCTTTTGCCGATCTGTCGGCGGGCATGAAACGGCGGGCCCTGTTTGCCCGGTCCCTGGCCCTGTCGCCCGACCTTCTGCTGCTGGATGAACCGACCAACCACATGGATATCGACAGCATTGTCTGGATGGAATCGTTTCTCCTGCGCCATGTCAAAACCCTTCTGTTTATTACCCATGACCGTGTTTTTTTAGAACGGATCGCCACCCGGATTATGGTCCTGGACCGTGGCCGGCTGTTTTCCTATGCCTGCGACTACAAGACCTACCTGCAGCGCCGCGAGGCGGAGCTGGCGGCAGAAGCCGAGCACCAGCGCAATTTCGACAAAAAACTCTCAAAGGAGGAGGCCTGGATCCGGCAGGGCATCAAGGCCCGGCGCACCCGCAACGAAGGCCGGGTGCGCGCGTTACAGGAGATGCGGGCCAAAGTTCGCCAGCGCCGCGCCAAAACAGGCCAGGTGCGCCTGGCGCTGCAGGAGGCCGAACGCACCGGCAAGCTGGTGGTCCAGGCGGAGGGACTGACGTATGCCTACGACCAGACGCCCATTGTGCAAAATTTTTCCACCACCATCCTGCGCGGTGACAAGGTCGGCATTATCGGCCCCAACGGCGTGGGCAAAACCACACTGATCCGGCTGCTGCTGGGCGCCCTTGCACCGGACAGCGGCACGGTCCGCCACGGCACACACCTGGAGCCGGCCTATTTCGACCAGCTCCGGACCCAACTGGATGAGCAGAAAACGGTTGTGCAGAACATTTCCATGGACAATGATTTTATCGTGTTTAACGGCCAGAAGCGGCACGTGATCGGTTATCTCCAGGATTTTCTGTTTTCGCCCGAGCGGTGCCGCACCCCGGTTCACGTACTTTCCGGCGGAGAGCGCAACCGGCTGCTGCTGGCCAAACTCTTTATCCGCCCGGCCAATCTGCTGGTGTTAGACGAGCCGACCAATGACCTGGATGCCGAGACCCTGGAATTATTAGAAGAACTGTTGTTTTCCTATGACGGCACCCTGCTGCTGGTCAGCCATGACCGAAGCTTTTTAAACCATATCGTGACCAGCACGCTGGTTTTTGAAGGCAACGGGCAAGTGGTTGAATATGCCGGCGGATACGATGACTGGCTGGCCCAGCGCCCCCAACCGGTCGCCCCGGAAGCGGCCGTGCCAAAACAGGCGCAACCCCCCAGGCAGGCCCCCCCGGCCAAACCCAAAAAGCTGACCTTTGCCCAGAACCGGGAGCTTAAAGAGCTGCCGGCCATGATCGAAGCCCTGGAAACCGAACAGCGCCTTCTCCAGGCCGCCATGGCTGACCCTGCTTTCTACAGGCAGGCAAAAGAAGAGATCAAGGCCCGGCAAAAACGCCTTCAGGAAGTCGAAGACAAAATCAGCGCCTGTTACCGCCGCTGGGAAGAACTGGAAGATCTAACGCCATAG
- a CDS encoding YheT family hydrolase — protein MNSFAPPVLFRNPHLQSIAASIKLRRPLVRGRAAAMLRAGREMIVDAGDGVRLQGFYSPQPDGPNKGLVILIHGWEGSSDSMYLVSSAGHLYNQGLNVFRLNLRDHGESHHLNPGLFHSCRIDEVTGAVKRICADLSGGGKTFLAGFSLGGNFALRVALRAPGRGFGLDKVVAVCPVLHPPTSMASLEKGWFVYHHYFIRKWKQSLRKKQALFPDIYDFGDAAIFKSLSSITAHMVERYTDFPDMLTYLKGYAITGDVLTGLTVPAHIIASLDDPIIPSLDYKNLARPQSLTLTLTDQGGHCGFLTGPGMRSWVDMTMAGLICRG, from the coding sequence ATGAACTCTTTTGCACCGCCCGTGCTTTTCAGAAACCCGCACCTTCAATCCATTGCCGCGTCCATCAAGCTTCGGCGGCCCCTGGTCCGGGGCCGGGCCGCAGCCATGCTGAGGGCCGGCCGGGAGATGATCGTGGATGCCGGCGACGGGGTCCGGCTCCAGGGTTTTTATTCCCCCCAGCCCGACGGGCCAAACAAAGGGCTGGTGATTCTGATCCATGGATGGGAAGGCAGCAGCGACTCCATGTATCTTGTCTCTTCGGCGGGCCATCTCTACAACCAGGGCCTGAACGTGTTCCGCCTGAACCTGCGGGACCATGGCGAGAGCCACCACCTGAACCCCGGCCTTTTTCACTCCTGCCGGATTGATGAGGTGACCGGGGCGGTCAAACGGATTTGCGCCGACCTGTCCGGCGGGGGAAAAACCTTTCTGGCCGGTTTTTCGCTGGGGGGAAACTTTGCCCTGCGCGTGGCCCTGCGGGCGCCCGGCCGGGGATTTGGCCTGGACAAGGTGGTGGCGGTCTGCCCGGTGCTGCATCCGCCCACCTCCATGGCCTCCCTGGAAAAGGGCTGGTTTGTCTACCACCACTACTTTATCCGCAAATGGAAACAATCACTGCGAAAAAAGCAGGCCCTGTTTCCTGATATTTACGATTTTGGCGATGCGGCCATATTCAAAAGCCTATCCTCTATCACCGCGCACATGGTCGAAAGGTACACGGATTTTCCGGACATGCTCACCTACCTGAAGGGTTATGCCATCACCGGCGACGTGCTGACCGGGCTGACCGTTCCCGCCCATATCATCGCCAGCCTGGACGACCCGATCATTCCGTCGCTGGATTACAAAAACCTGGCGCGCCCGCAAAGCCTGACACTGACACTGACCGACCAGGGCGGGCATTGCGGCTTTTTAACCGGCCCCGGCATGCGAAGCTGGGTGGATATGACCATGGCCGGGCTGATCTGCCGGGGCTGA
- a CDS encoding radical SAM protein, producing MRYEGQIYRPFSEANSYLLQCTVGCSHNGCTFCGMYKDRRFRVRSTDEILEDIRMAGNHYGDVEKVFLCDGDAVCMETETLLAILKALYDTFASLRHVGTYVGPQSTLEKSMADLARLRGAGLTKAYLGVESGDDAVLTDINKGVTAAQMLEAGRRLVEAGFNLSSMVLLGIAGTGEPARRHAALTADITNRMKPRYLAALTYTPVPHTALFKKVESGKFVLPDPFETLEEMKVMFENITIDNLTFVGAHASNYLPVSGKLQKDKAAMLQTVNAVLTSRNMNALRPDAMRGL from the coding sequence ATGCGGTACGAAGGACAGATTTACAGGCCCTTTTCCGAGGCGAACAGTTATCTTTTACAATGCACCGTCGGATGCTCGCACAATGGGTGCACCTTTTGCGGCATGTACAAGGACCGCCGGTTCCGGGTCCGGTCTACGGATGAGATTTTAGAAGATATTCGCATGGCCGGGAATCATTACGGAGATGTGGAAAAAGTCTTTTTGTGCGACGGGGACGCGGTGTGCATGGAGACCGAAACCCTGCTGGCCATTTTAAAGGCGCTGTACGACACCTTTGCCTCCCTTCGCCACGTGGGCACCTATGTGGGCCCCCAGAGCACTTTGGAAAAAAGCATGGCCGACCTTGCGCGCCTGAGGGGCGCGGGCCTGACCAAGGCGTACCTGGGAGTGGAGTCCGGTGATGACGCGGTGCTGACGGATATCAACAAGGGAGTAACCGCAGCCCAGATGCTGGAGGCGGGCAGACGGCTGGTGGAGGCCGGCTTCAACCTGTCGTCCATGGTGCTGCTGGGTATTGCAGGAACAGGGGAGCCGGCCAGAAGGCACGCGGCCCTTACCGCTGATATCACCAACCGGATGAAGCCCCGGTACCTGGCGGCCCTGACCTATACCCCGGTGCCCCACACCGCCCTGTTTAAAAAAGTCGAATCCGGAAAATTTGTGCTGCCCGATCCTTTTGAAACATTAGAAGAGATGAAGGTGATGTTTGAAAACATCACCATCGACAACCTGACCTTTGTCGGCGCCCATGCCTCCAATTACCTGCCTGTCAGCGGAAAACTCCAGAAAGACAAGGCCGCCATGCTTCAGACCGTCAATGCCGTGCTCACATCCCGGAACATGAACGCGCTGCGGCCGGATGCCATGCGGGGGCTGTGA
- a CDS encoding FKBP-type peptidyl-prolyl cis-trans isomerase, with product MTTVKNGLFVSVKYKGTLGNGEVFDSSEGRPPLEVQVGAGQVFEGFEAALMGMSLNEKKTFTLEPEEACGQRNEDYTQTFSRDEVPPDETPEEGQVIILSSPEGQEIPARIVEVTDEKVVVDLNHPLAGETLTFEVEVVGISETATQSFAGGCGCDDDGCGCDDGGGCGCDGGGCSSDLG from the coding sequence ATGACTACAGTTAAAAACGGCCTGTTCGTCAGTGTGAAGTATAAAGGGACCCTGGGAAACGGGGAGGTGTTTGATTCCAGCGAGGGCCGCCCGCCCCTGGAGGTACAGGTGGGTGCCGGGCAGGTGTTTGAGGGTTTCGAGGCGGCACTGATGGGCATGTCGTTGAATGAAAAGAAGACCTTTACCCTTGAGCCGGAGGAGGCCTGTGGACAGCGGAACGAAGACTATACCCAGACATTTTCACGGGACGAGGTGCCACCGGACGAGACCCCAGAGGAAGGCCAGGTCATCATTCTCAGTTCGCCGGAAGGCCAGGAAATTCCCGCCCGCATCGTTGAAGTAACGGATGAAAAAGTCGTTGTGGACCTGAACCATCCCCTTGCCGGAGAAACCCTGACATTTGAAGTTGAAGTTGTGGGCATCAGCGAAACAGCCACCCAGTCCTTTGCCGGCGGGTGCGGCTGTGACGATGACGGGTGTGGATGTGATGATGGCGGCGGGTGCGGATGCGATGGAGGCGGGTGTTCGTCTGATTTGGGATAG
- a CDS encoding TetR/AcrR family transcriptional regulator → MKKTIGPGQKKPAKNTVPGKKGDDTRKMILAAARQIFAAHPYNAASIRMIATQGDFYHGLIRYHFPSKAGIFEAVMEDACRSLVQANKEWLVEISTFPPEKALSTYLDRFIEYFQKQPAVLRIIINNLSHENPATLPGYHHLTGFLADTRRDFEAIFPNLFATGDVSRFLSSLNALILHFLGAGSIEAQIMGFPSQSRDYLQWVKETLFFIFLPVLETAVRQSSESALDTGK, encoded by the coding sequence ATGAAAAAAACGATAGGCCCCGGCCAGAAAAAACCGGCCAAAAACACCGTGCCCGGGAAAAAGGGAGATGATACCCGGAAAATGATACTGGCCGCTGCCAGACAGATATTTGCCGCCCACCCTTACAATGCCGCCAGCATCCGCATGATCGCCACCCAGGGCGATTTTTACCACGGCCTTATCCGGTACCATTTTCCCAGCAAGGCCGGCATCTTTGAAGCGGTGATGGAAGATGCCTGCCGGTCCCTTGTCCAGGCCAACAAAGAGTGGCTGGTGGAAATATCAACCTTCCCGCCGGAAAAAGCGCTTTCCACCTATTTGGACAGATTCATCGAATATTTTCAAAAACAGCCCGCCGTGCTTCGCATCATTATCAACAACCTCTCCCACGAGAATCCGGCCACCTTGCCCGGCTATCACCACCTGACCGGTTTTCTGGCCGACACCCGCCGGGATTTTGAAGCCATATTTCCAAACCTGTTTGCAACCGGAGATGTCAGCCGGTTTTTAAGCAGCCTCAACGCCCTGATTCTTCATTTTCTGGGCGCCGGTTCCATAGAAGCCCAAATCATGGGGTTTCCCAGCCAGAGCCGGGACTACCTGCAGTGGGTTAAAGAGACCCTGTTTTTTATCTTTCTGCCGGTGCTGGAAACCGCGGTGCGCCAATCCTCTGAATCCGCCCTGGATACCGGCAAATAA
- a CDS encoding 4Fe-4S binding protein produces the protein MITAETIKKTITESGVDLVAVADAQNLVPAYPPRPATALMPTARSVIVMAVAHSLGAVYAPDIMLWTRNKMQTSRILDEVAEKIGRMLEAEGFLTLPVSADKPVEIHKIDPQTGKKFPQTRVVGHLSLKHAAVSCGLGEIGANNLLLTPEFGPHQRLGGIITEAPLAFDPPKTMNLCKKCGACRKACPSGALTDKGYDVDPCFNYWAYGFKRRFPQKLREIPGFLKMLARHNKRRDMLIETGQTYITDVDNCIECMRVCPIGSHWKHIRPDHMSAQQSFGTE, from the coding sequence ATGATAACCGCGGAAACCATTAAAAAGACAATCACGGAAAGCGGCGTCGACCTGGTGGCCGTGGCCGATGCGCAAAACCTGGTGCCGGCGTATCCGCCGCGACCGGCCACGGCCCTGATGCCCACGGCCAGGAGTGTCATCGTCATGGCGGTGGCCCACAGCCTGGGCGCGGTTTACGCACCGGATATCATGCTCTGGACGCGCAACAAGATGCAGACGTCACGGATTCTGGATGAGGTTGCCGAGAAAATCGGACGCATGCTGGAAGCCGAAGGCTTTCTAACCCTGCCGGTATCGGCTGACAAGCCGGTGGAAATTCACAAGATCGACCCGCAAACCGGGAAAAAGTTTCCCCAGACCAGGGTGGTCGGCCATCTTTCCTTAAAGCACGCCGCGGTCAGTTGCGGACTGGGGGAAATCGGCGCCAACAACCTGCTGCTGACACCTGAGTTCGGACCGCACCAGCGGCTGGGCGGCATTATCACCGAAGCACCCCTTGCGTTCGATCCGCCGAAAACCATGAATCTCTGTAAAAAATGCGGGGCCTGCCGGAAAGCCTGCCCTTCCGGAGCGCTTACGGATAAAGGCTATGATGTGGACCCCTGCTTCAACTACTGGGCCTACGGGTTTAAACGCCGCTTCCCTCAAAAGCTCCGGGAGATTCCGGGGTTCTTAAAAATGCTGGCCAGACACAACAAACGGCGGGACATGCTGATAGAGACGGGCCAGACGTATATAACGGATGTGGACAATTGCATTGAATGCATGCGGGTCTGCCCAATCGGCAGCCACTGGAAGCATATCCGGCCGGATCATATGAGCGCTCAGCAATCCTTTGGAACAGAATGA